The Candidatus Angelobacter sp. sequence CGCCAGGAGAAGCGCGCGGACTATTGTTTTGAGAAAGCTTTCGCAATCTCACCCAATAATTGGTTCATCCGCTGGCTGGCGGCAAGGATTCACCACTACTACAAGAAATTCGCTCTGGCGCTCAAACTCGTGCAGGAAGCGCTCAGCTTCGACGCGGGCCAGGGTGTGCTCTGGCTGCAGCTTGGTTTTTCCCAGCAGGCGCTTGGATTGGTCGAGCCAGCTCGCATCTCCTTCCAACATGCCCGCCAATTTGATGTTCAAAGCGGCGACGCGGACGCCGCACTGCGCCCAATGTATCAGGCGGGCTTTTGGTGCAAGTTGCGCAGCCGGTGGAGGCAGATCTTCCGGCGATGAACGAATCGCGATTTGACAAACTGCTCGCGACGGCCAGTGAATACGGCGCGTCGGATCTGCACTTGATCGCCGGAGTGCCGCCGGCTTATCGCGTCAACGGAGAAATCATTCTTGCCGACGAAGACGCACTGACGCCGGAAGTCGTCACGCCGATGGCGGAGGCTCTCCTTAACGATGTTCAACGCGAGAAGTTCGAGCGTGAATGGGAACTGTGCATTTCATTGCTCCATCCGACCGCCGGCCGCGTGCGTGTGACGTTTTACCGGAGAAATGGCCATCCGGAAATGAGTTTCAGATTTTGCGGAGACCGGATTCCCGGACGCGAAGAACTTGGACTGCCGGCGAAGATTGACGATATGGCGCGCAAGCCGAATGGCTTGTTTCTCATCACCGGCCCGACCGGCGCGGGCAAGACCACGACGTTGAATTACATGGTGGACGTGATCAACAGCGAGCGGCGCTGCAAAATAATCACGATTGAGGATCCCATCGAATACGTGCATGAAAACAAGCGTGCCATTGTCGTGCAACAGGAAGTGCTGACGGACACGCACTCCTTCAACCGCGCGCTCGTGCATGGACTTCGCCAGGATCCGGACGTGATTGTCGTGGGCGAGGTGCGTGATCATGAAGCAATCGCCACGGCGTTGAAGGCTGCCGAAACCGGACATCTTGTCCTCGCCACGCTGCACTCGCCGAGTGTCGCGCTGGCATTGGAACGGATCGTTGGCGTTTTTGAAGGAAGCGCCCAGCGACAGATCGTCTTGCAGCTTGCCAATGCGCTGCAAGGCATCATCGCGCAGGAACTGCTGCCCGCGGTCGATCGTTCGAGGCGCGTACTCGCCTATGAACTTCTCGTTAGCAGCGGTGCGGTGCGGAATCTCATCCGCGAAAACAACCTGCATCAACTGGAGAATTGCATCCAGACGGGCGGAAGGGATGGCATGGTGCTGATGGACAGCTGCCTTTACGAATTATATTGCCGCTGTCAGATCAGCTACGACACGGCCCTGAGCCGCGCGCGCAATCCCGACCGCATCGCCAAACGGGCCAATCAGTCCTGACGCCATTCGCCTGCGATGCTGACAACGAAATCTTGGCTGTGCATTCCATGAACTGGTTGCCGTCGAAACTGTCCTCAGTCCTCGAGTTGGCGCTGTGCGCGGGGGTTGTCGGATGGGTTCTCTACCGTTGGTTGAAGAAAAGCGATGATCCCGCGCGTTTGATTTCGAAATGGGTCATCACGGCGGTAATGGTGAGCACTACGTGGTGGATTGCGGCCGGGAAAATTGCCAGCTCGGGCGGCGGGTTGGACTACGGTACCGCGTTCGTCGTCGTGATTGCCTGTGCCATTTGCGGCGTCGTTCTTGGGATTACCTGGGGGAGCAACATCGCGGACGTGCTGGGAAAGCCCTTGACGGGTTTGTTCGATGGAGGCGACCAGGAAATCGTCCCTCAACCCTTCTACTCGATCGCCGAGGCGAAACGGAAACAAGGGAAATATCTGGAAGCGGTGGCGGAGATCCGGAAGCAACTGGCGCGCTTTCCCGGCAACTTCAACGGAATGTTAATGCTCGCTGACGTCCAGGCTGAGAATTTGAACGATCTGCCGGGGGCCCAGGTCACCATTGAACGGTTGCTCGTCGAATGTGAACCGAGTCCCATGAACATGGCCCTGGCGTTGAATCGCCTGGCGGATTGGCACCTGAAATTTGGACACGACCCGGACTCCGCGCGCCTGGCGCTGGAACAGATCATCCAGATGTTTCCTGACACGGAGCAGG is a genomic window containing:
- a CDS encoding PilT/PilU family type 4a pilus ATPase; translation: MNESRFDKLLATASEYGASDLHLIAGVPPAYRVNGEIILADEDALTPEVVTPMAEALLNDVQREKFEREWELCISLLHPTAGRVRVTFYRRNGHPEMSFRFCGDRIPGREELGLPAKIDDMARKPNGLFLITGPTGAGKTTTLNYMVDVINSERRCKIITIEDPIEYVHENKRAIVVQQEVLTDTHSFNRALVHGLRQDPDVIVVGEVRDHEAIATALKAAETGHLVLATLHSPSVALALERIVGVFEGSAQRQIVLQLANALQGIIAQELLPAVDRSRRVLAYELLVSSGAVRNLIRENNLHQLENCIQTGGRDGMVLMDSCLYELYCRCQISYDTALSRARNPDRIAKRANQS
- a CDS encoding tetratricopeptide repeat protein, with protein sequence MNWLPSKLSSVLELALCAGVVGWVLYRWLKKSDDPARLISKWVITAVMVSTTWWIAAGKIASSGGGLDYGTAFVVVIACAICGVVLGITWGSNIADVLGKPLTGLFDGGDQEIVPQPFYSIAEAKRKQGKYLEAVAEIRKQLARFPGNFNGMLMLADVQAENLNDLPGAQVTIERLLVECEPSPMNMALALNRLADWHLKFGHDPDSARLALEQIIQMFPDTEQAYLAGQRIAHLMTPEMLTEKKEPHRIKVGQFQENIGLLREPANVRAPTEDPAAVASKLVEHLRDHPQDSEARERLALIYAEYYQRLDLAMGQLEELIAQPNLPPKHAVHWLNVLADLQIKNAGDTAAARAALQRVVELFPQSAAAENARNRMAHLKLELRAKKKSQVVKLGSYEQNIGLRNRP